TCTGTAAATCGAACGAGCAATCAATCGTCGCTTCAACTTCCTCCCCCGCTTCGCTTCATTCTGTCCTGAGGTATGAAGCGTCGCTTTGTCTATCGAAGTTGAGGTCAGTCTAGGTTCGACGGGTCCTCAATGACCTTGGTACCCGACAGTTTTGAGTGCAAGGTTCTCAGGAGCGAGTGAGGCATAAAGAAACGCGTCCCAGCCTGCCTTCGATGCCTTCCAATCCCGCCTGCGGGCATACTTCCCCGCTTACCGCAAGAACCAGCTCGACCTGCTCGTCCTGATACTCTTCGCCCTGATCACCGCGCAGGACACCCGGCATGCCAAGCTCGCCACGCGTTTCCCCGGCCAAGCCAAAACCTCCTCGGTGATCCGGCGGATTGAACGGTTCTTCCAGCAGCACCCGCTGTGCCCACTCGATGTTGCCCGCTTCGTCCTCCAAGCCCTCCCGGACGGCAAGCGCATCTTCATTCTCGACCGAACGAACTGGAAACTTGGGATGCAGGACGTCAACCTGCTGGTGCTCGCCGTTCGCTGGCGCGGCGTCGCGATCCCACTCTTGTGGGAGACGCTCGACCATGGTGGAAGCAGCAACCAGAGCATCCGCGCGGAGTTGCTCAGGCAGGCACTCGAACTCCTGAAACCCCACCAGATTCGCTTGTTGATCGCTGACCGTGAATTCATCGGTGCAGACTGGTTGGCGTTCCTGACCGGGCACCGCGTGCCGTTCTGCTTGCGCATCCGAGCAGATACCAACGTCGATGGTTTGCCGGCGTGCGAGTGGTTGCCTGACCTGAAGGCGCACGAGCGCGGGGTGATTGCGCACGAGGTGGAGGTGATGGGTACCTTCGTGAACGTCGCCGTGGCCGTGAGCGCTGAGGGTGAGCGGGTGGTGGTGATCGGGACGTTACGAGCCGAGCGGCTGCTGGACTGCTATGCCGCAAGGTGGGCAGTGGAGTCACTTTTTGCTTCGATGAAGTCCAGGGGTTTCCGGCTGGAATCGTCGCACATGACGCGGGCGGCGCACGTGTCACGGCTGATCGGGTTGCTGACGTTGGCATTGGTGTGGTGTGCGTTGCTGGGCGCCGGGGAGGCACGGCGGGTGCTGGTCCATGGCCGCGCGGCGGTGGGGATGCTGGCAGCTGGCTGGTCGAGGTTGATACGGGCGTTCACGCGGGCCGTGTGGGGCGAGGCTGCCACGCTCCTGGAGCTGGTGGACCAGCTTTTCTCACCGGCTGGCACTTGAAGTCACAAAACTGTCGGGTACCAAGCTCAATGACAATTGAGGAATCTCACAACCCCTTTATGCAGAATTTATCCAGGACACTGGTTTATGAGTAATGTTGCGAATCTAAGCCTTCGATTAAGATTAAAACGCACTGCCGCCTCATCTTCATGTGTATTTGGCCCCTTCCCCGTCAGATTTCTGAAAATCCAGTGAGATTCGTTTCAAGAAGGATGGGCTGCTGTGTGAGCTCCGAATCAGGTTGCGATCAGACTGTCGGAATTGGCACCTGATGGGGCATAAGCGCTTGCTCCAAATGCGACACACCTTGACGGCCAGGTCCAAGGCTGTCACCGCCATTCCCAGGGCGTCGCCCTGATGGCTGCTCCAAGGTGGCCCGATGCTGCGACAGCTTGAAGTTTGATGCCGTTGGGCACGGGCGGAGTTACAAGTTCATTCAATATTCAAGCCAGCTTGCGGCAAACCCGAGCTTTTTCACGTCTGCTTCGAAACACTGGAAATATGACCACACGAGGCATCGACGAAACCGCAGACCGGTGGCAACGCGCCCGTAAGGGAGTGCGCGCCCGTCTCCTGCTGCTGACCCTGCTCGGCGGAG
The Deinococcus peraridilitoris DSM 19664 genome window above contains:
- a CDS encoding IS4 family transposase, which gives rise to MIRRIERFFQQHPLCPLDVARFVLQALPDGKRIFILDRTNWKLGMQDVNLLVLAVRWRGVAIPLLWETLDHGGSSNQSIRAELLRQALELLKPHQIRLLIADREFIGADWLAFLTGHRVPFCLRIRADTNVDGLPACEWLPDLKAHERGVIAHEVEVMGTFVNVAVAVSAEGERVVVIGTLRAERLLDCYAARWAVESLFASMKSRGFRLESSHMTRAAHVSRLIGLLTLALVWCALLGAGEARRVLVHGRAAVGMLAAGWSRLIRAFTRAVWGEAATLLELVDQLFSPAGT